TATTTCAGAACCTGTAATCTCAACCCCTATCTTTTGAGCTTCCTCCTTTGCTGCTTCAAAAGCATGGTGAATATTAGTAACATGATAATTCGTTAAATTAATTGATATTTGAGCTCTTTTATAATCTTCTACATACCAACCTATAGCTTTACATTCCTTTAATTTTCCAGGAATATTAATTTTATTTCCATTTTCATCTTTTATAGTTTTCCCCATTTCTCTTATTTCTTTTGCTATAGTATTTGCAAGATTTTTATTTTTAGAATTAATATTTATATTATAAGCTATTAAGAAATCTCTAGCTCCAATAACTGTTGCCCCACTCCTTTTTACTTTTTCATTAAAAATAGCTGGACCAAAATCTGGAGTCCATTCCGGATCTTTTAATTTTTCCTGTAGACCTTCATATTCCCCCATTCTAATATTTGCTAAGTTTTTTCTTTCAGGTTTTGTAGCAGCGTACTCATAAAGATAAACTGGAATCCCTATCAACTCCCCTACCATTTTACCCAAAGTTTTTGCTAAATGAATACAATCTTCCATAGAAATATTTGCAACAGGCACAAATGGGCAAACATCACATGCTCCGATTCTAGGATGAGCACCTTTATGTTTACTCATATCTATAAGTTCAGTTCCTACTTTAATAGCATTAAAAGCAGCATTTAAAACATTTTCTGGTTCACCAACAAAAGTATATACTGTTCTATTTGTATCATACCCAGAATCAACATCTAACAGAGTAACTCCATTTGTATTTTTTATAGCATTAGCTATTCTATCAATTATTTCTTTATTTCTGCCTTCAGAAAAATTGGGTACACACTCAACAATTCTCATAATCCCTCCAAAAAATTAAATTATTAATTAATAAATCTATTATAACTTTGTTAATTTTTTTAATCTTAAAAATGAATAATATTTTTCAATCGGATTTTTAATATCTTTTAGTTTTTCTTCAATTTTATATATAACAGATTTATAAAAATAATATAGAGATTTTTTGAAAGATTCAAAACCAAGTTTTACAAAATCCGCATAATTTTCAAATTCATCCCAATCATAGTCTTTATGTATTGGATTAAAAACAAAATCAGCATATGTTCTATCTACAAAAGATTTATTTTGAATAGAAATATCAAGAGTTCTCAAAATTATATCAAAAAAAGAATCTATTTTCTGATAATCTTTTAATAAAAGAGGTGAAGATAAATCTGAAACAATAAAATAGTATTTTTTCTCATCCAATTGAAGTTTATTTTTCAAAGGCAATAGTGGCAAATTTCCAGAAACAAAACCATCTACATAATAAGAGTCTTCAACTTGAACTAAAGGAAATATCCCTGGAATTGCTGAAGAAGCCAAAACATTTAGAGGTAAATCTCCCTCCCCAAATAATTTAGGTTTACCTTTAATAAAATCTGTTGCACATGAGTAAAATCTTATTTTTAAGTCTTCATATTTTATATTATTAAATAAAATTTTATAAAGAGAATATACCTCATCAAAATCAATAAAATAACTTTTTAAAATAGCTTTAGTAAATAGGAAACTTCTTTTTATAAAAGAAGAAAGTTTATAAAATTTGGAACTATTTTTTGAAATAAAATACTTTTTAGAAAACAATTTATACTCTTTAGACCGAATAAAATTTAAAAGATGAATAAAAGCTGTTTCAGAATCTTGATAATAACTATAAAGAGCTCCTACAATTGCTCCTGATGAACTACCAACTACTATTTTAGGACATATGCCAAACATCTCAAGACTTTTTAATATTCCAAAATGAGAAAATCCTTTAGCAGCTCCTCCGGACAATACATAAACAAAATATGGGAAATAATTTCTCAATATTTTATCTTTTTTTATTTTGGCTATATTATCAATAAGAAGTTTTTCTTCTTGAGAAAAAATTGTTTTTGAAAGCTTCATTATAGTTTCAATAAATCTATCCTTAAAAATTACTTTTCAATTTTTATATTTTTAAACAAGTCCCCAAGAGTAACCTTTGTTGAATCACTTTTCTTATCTAAAATATTTTTTTCTTTATTGTCAATTTTTTTATTTCCAATATCCCTATTTTCCTTTTTTTTAATTACTTCAAAGTTAGAACTTTTCTCTTTGAATTCTAAATCCTTCATGCTAAGTGAAACCCTTCCTCTTTCTTTGTCAATATCAATAACTATAACATCAACAATTTGGCCAACATGTACTTTAGATAAAGGATCATCTACAAATTTGTCACATATCTGGGATATATGAACTAGTGCATCATTTTTAAGCCCTATATCAACAAAAGCTCCAAACTTTGTTACATTTCTAACTGTTCCTTTTAATTTCATCCCCACTTTAAGATCTTCTATTTTTGTTATATCCTCTTTTAAAATAGGAGGGATTATATCTTCCCTAGGATCTCTTCCAGGTTTTTTCAAATCTTCAATAATATCATTTATTGTTTCTATACCTTTTCCATATTTTTTTGCTATTTCTTCTTTTATTGGTAAAGTTAACTCAACATTTTCTTTTTGAAGCTTTAATATTTCAAGAGCTATTTGATAAGATTCTGGATGTACCCATGAATTATCAAGAAAATTATTCGATTCAGGAATTCTTAAAAAACCTGCTGCTTGTTCAAAAGTTTTTATTCCAAAACCTGGTACCTTTAATAAATCTTCTCTTGATTTAAAAGGACCATTCTTCTTTCTCCATTCAACTATAGCTTTTGCTATGTTAGAAGAAATACCAGAAACATATTTAAGAAGGGAAATTGAAGCTGTATTTAATAAAACCCCAACCTTATTTACACACATCTCTACTACTTCATCAAGTTTTTCTGATAAAATTTTTTGATTAACATCGTGCTGATATTGGCCAACACCTAAAGATTTAGGATCTATCTTTACAAATTCTGATAAGGGATCCAAAACTCTTCTTCCTATAGAAATTGCTCCCCTTATGGTTACATCTAAATCTGGAAATTCTTCTCTTGCAATATCAGAAGCAGAGTATACAGAAGCTCCTGTTTCTGCAACTATTATATATTTGCAATTAAGATTATTTTCTTTAATAGCTTTTGCAACTATTGATTCAACTTCTCTTGAAGCTGTTCCATTACCAATTGCAATTAGTTCTATATTATATTGCTCAACTAATTCAACTATTTTACTTATAGATTCATTTTCATTTTCTTGATAAATTATACTTTTATCAACAAAATCACCATAAGAATTTAAAATAGCAATTTTTGAACCAGTCCTTATTCCAGGGTCGATTGCGAGAATTTTCCTATTTTTTAATGGTGGTGTCATTAAAAGATTTTCAAGATTTTTAGAAAAAACATCTATTGCTTCTTTTTCTGCCCTTTCTGTCAATTCATTTCTAACAAGATTTTCAATAGAAGAAAATAAAGATTTTTTATATCCATCAAGACATGCTTGCCTCAAATATTTATTTTCAATACATTCCTCTTTTATTTTATAAATATTATAACACTCCTCGAAAGCTGCATCATCATTAATCACAATCTTAACAATTAATTTATCTTTTTTCTCCCCTCTATTTATTGCAAGAATTCTATGATTTTTTATCGTTTTTACTGGTTCTTTATAATCTTTATACATATCAAATTCATCAATTTCTTCAGGGGTTTTTTTCTTTATATTAAATTCACCCTGGTTAAAAATTAAGTTCTTAAGAGTATTTCTAACTTCAAAATAATTTGAAAACTCCTCCATAATTATATAAGATGCAAATTTAATTGCATCCTCTGCACTTTTTATACCTTTTTCTGGATCAATAAATTCATTAGCATAAATAAAAGGATCTGATTCCTTTTTTATCTTTATTGCTAATGGTTCAAGTCCAAGTTCTTTAGCTAACATACCTTTTGTTTTTTTCTTTGGTTTAAAAGGAAGATATAACTCTTCAACAACTGAAATTTTATCAGCATCAAGTATTTTTTTTTCAAGTTCACTATTTAATTTTCCTTGAGTTAAGATAGAAGATAAAACCTCTTTTTTTCTTTGATATAAAGACTTTAAGTATTTATATTTATGATCAATTTCCCTTATTATTACTTCATCAAGTGATCCTGTCATCTCTTTCCTATACCTAGCTATAAATGGTATTGTGTTATCATTATTTAATAAATTTATGGTATTTTTTACTTGATATTGTTTTAAATTTAATTCTTGACTTATTATTTTATCATAAGCTGGCTCCTCTAACGGATATTCTTTTTTTTCTACTTTCTGATCAAATGTTTCTAATATTAAATTCGAATTCTCATTTTTCTTGTATTCATCAATATTGTTATTATTTTCTTCTATAAATTGAGATGAATTATTTAAGGCATTTTCTTTTTTAATCCTAATTTTTAATTTTTTCTTTTCATTTTTATTTTCAACCATAATAACAACCCTTTTAAAAAATTATAAAAAGCCTGAAAAAATTGAAAAATATAAAAAATATTTGTCAAGTAATAAGTTGAAAAAGATTAAATTTAATTTAAATTAATTAAAATTATTTTTAATAAATTTTTATATTAATGAAAATTATTAAATTAAAAAAACATCCTTATTTTTATTTTGTTTTAAACCTATTTTTATCTATTTTTATTTTTACTTTACTTATACTAATGGTTAAAACAAATTTTATTTTTGCTCAAGAAGAACTCCCTTTTAATGAAGATAATAACTTTTATGATATCTCTGAAGCAGAACTTGTTGCTAAAGCTTCAGAATATGTGGATAAGGGCAATATTTCAGAAGGTTTAAAATTACTACTTGAGGGTTTTAAAAAGTTTAGAAAATCAAGAGTTATACCTAAAAAACTTGGAGAAATTTTTTATTCTCAAGAACTTTACCCTTTAGCCTTAAAATATTTCAAAATTGCAAATAAGAGAGGAGATAAAAGTCACTATTTATTATCAATGATTGCTGATACTTATGCATATATGAATGAGGATAAAAAAGCTATAGAATGGTTCGAAAAATCTTTTGCTCAATATCTGTATCAACCATACAATTTTTATTCTTATATTTGGATATTATTAAAACTTGAATTGTTCGATCTTGCAAAACAGAAAATTGATCAACATTACAATTATTTTTCAGGATTTTCTTACCTTGATTCAGCTTTAGCAGTTTTATATGCTAATCTTGGTGAATACGAAAAGAGTAAATACTACTATAAAAAGGTTTTAAACTTTCCCGGAAGCTACCAAGGAACTATTTACTATAATTGGGGAATTCTCGAATACACATTTTATAATTACAATGAAGCATACTCACTATTTATGAAAACATATACAAATTCTGATATGCCTGAAGCTTTTTTAGCTCTTGGAGAAATCTATTATGCAAATTTAAACTTTGACCTTGCTAATTCTCTATTCATTGGAGGTCTTGAAAAATTACAAGCACCCTTAATTCTATATAACCTTTTTGAACTTAATAGGCTTAGAGGTTTTCATGAAAAAGCACTAGAATATGGAAAAAAAATTATCAATTACAATAATGAAAGTTGGATATATAAATATAATCTTAATAAAAATGAACATCTTGCTAATCATTATGAATTTTTATATGAGTATGCTACTTTTAAAATAAAATATGAAAAAAAATTTTTTACATTTAATTTTTTAAGTAAATTAAAAAATACTTTAAATATTATCTTTTCTCACATTCAAAAGAAATACTTTGACATTATGAAAAAATATTATAATATCAAAGTTTTAAAAAAGTACAATTTTGATTATGCTTTTATAGAATATTACAAAAGATTAATAAAAATATATGATTGGAATAAATACTTTTACTTAAAATTTTTAGAGAAACTAGATCAATATTATAAAAAATATTATGGAAATAAAACTGGAACAATTCCCTATCTCTATTTAGAATATGCTAAAAAATTTAATGATTTTAAAATTTTTAAAAAATATGAAAAAATCTTTTTAGAAAACTATGATAAGAATTATGAGAGAAATTTATATTTAAACTATCTCTTATTCAAAGTAGATATTAGTTATAAAAACAAAGACTATGTAAATTATTTCAATTCGATTCTTGAAATTTTAAAAATTAACCCGGATTCTATAAAAAATATTAATGTACCAATAGTTGGGAAAGTTCAATTTTTTAATTTGTCAAAGAAAGAAATCAAGATATTTAAAAGTTATTTAAGAAAGAAGAACTTTTTAATATTTGAAAAATTAAATTATTCAAAATATATGAAAAATATCGATATAAACATAATTTTTATTATTAACATTGAAAAAATTGATGATAATAATTACCTAATATATTTAATTAATCCATTTGAGTCATACAAGCTAAAAATAAATTATAAAAATATTTCTAAAGATAATATAGATATAATTAAAATATTTAATCCTTATTATGAATAAAAACAAATTAAATAAAAGATTCCTCCAAATCTGGATCATTTCCAGAAAGATCTGTTTTTTCAAGCCTAAATTCAAAAGCTTTTAAAAAATAGTAAGATTGAACAAAAATATAAATAACTTTCTTATTATTATTCTTTTTATGTCCTGATAATCTTTCATCAAGCTTAATTAATTCTTCATAATTATCAATAAATCTAAATTGCCTATCTTTATAATCTATAATAACTTTAGTTATAGGAAGTAATAAATTTTGAATTGCATTCAATATATTATCTCTAATTGTTTTATTAAGGGTATTTTTTTGAGCAATTAACCTTGTTTTATATAGAGAATTTGAATCTGGAGTTTCTTTAACTCTTTTTAAAATATCAAGATAAGTTTCAAAATCTTTTATTTCAATTGTTAATTTATCAATAGCATTATTTATCATTGCTTTTATATCAATCTTTTTATGCTCAACAAAATCAAGTTTATATTGAATATCTTTTGCAAGTAAAAAAATTGAATACTCTTCAATAAACTCTTTAAGAAATATATAAGTTGGTAATAATTTATCATTTCTTGAAAGATAGGGAATTATAGGTTCAAGATGTATATAGTTATCCCAATTATTCTTTATGTACTCAACAAGTTGATCCATTATTATAAATCCTTTTTTTACATCATCTGGTATTTTTAGTTCTTCTTTCTTTTCAATATCTTCCTTTACTAACACTTTTTTGTTTTGATCAAATTCTTTTAGCCTTTCTTTAAGTTTTTGTTCTTCTTCTTTTATTTTATTATAAAAATAACCAGCTTTCTCCTCATTTGTAAGTTTAATTATATGTATAAAATCTGGATTATTAAGAGAAAAATATTTATTTATATTAATACAATAGATAATTGAGAATTTTTTTATAGCTGTCTTTGTTATAAAATAGATACCATCTATTATATCTTCTTTTACTAATGAAGTTGAAAAATTACTTTTATAAAGATCAAATGCTAACAATAAAGAATTAATGCAGAGATTTTCATTTTGATAAATAAAATAGATTTTTCTAAAATAAGCATAAAATTTTTGAGCTAAAGAATCTGGTAAAATTAAGTATTGAGTAGAAAGTAAATAATTTTGAAAATCATTCAAAAACTCTTCATTAATTAATTGATTGAAATGAAATAACATATCAATAACCAAAGGATCATAAGCATCAGAAAGAAGTTTTGCTTTAATTTTGGAAGATTGAATGCATGACCTAACAAAATAACCGATATTAGATATTAAATTAATGTAATAAGGTAAAAAATATATTAAAAATTTTGGATTAAGTAAAGTTGGATTAAACTGAGAAACATTTAATGTAAACCCATTTATTGATAAAAGAATTCTATCAATAAATGATGGGGTAAATTTTTCTGGAAGTTCAGTTATTGCTAAAGTAGTTTTTAATTGATCACTCTTATAATTAATATCATCTACTTTTTCATTTATTTTTTGAGAAGATTTAGAAGAATCAGAATTTTTATTTTTATTAGAACCAATTTTTGATTTTATTTTTTCATTATAATGCTCAAGTTTTTTTTTAATATAATCAGCTTTTTGTTTTATTTTATCAATAGAATCTATTTCTTTTTTTGTTTTTACCTTTTTATTTTCCAAATTAAAATCTTTTTTTAATCGCTTATCTTTTAACTTCTTACTTTCTAATTTTTGATCTTTGTCTTCCTTAGTTTTTTCATTATATTTCTTAGAATCTTTAACTTGAGTAACTTTTCCTTTTGTTTGACCTTCAACTATCTTTTTACCATCTATCCATAATTCTTTATCAGCTGGTTTTCCAGAAGAAGCTTTACTAGTAGTTTTTTTAAGCAGTTCTAAATATTCAAGCTTACTATCTTTGCCATATTTCTTTTCAAAAATAGAATAATCTATCTTACCACCAGCTTTCTTAAAATCATCCATTAACTTTTTTTTTGTTTTATCATCAAGGTTATCAATATTTAGCTTCTTTCTTAAAATATCATACTGATCTTCTTTCATCACTACCAATTATAATTTCTTATTTTGATATTTCAAATAAAAAATAATTATACTTATTTATCAGCTAAACACAATTTCAAAAAAAAAAATAAAATTAAATATAGTTTATGATCATTATAAAAATATTAATTTAAATATCTAATATCTTTAAATTTTTATATATGATATTATTTTATTAACTACTTCATCAAAATTTAAATTAGTTGTATCAATTTCAATAGCATCAGGGGCTTTTCTTAGAGGATTCATCTCTCTTGAAGAATCTATAGTATCTCTTTCTTTAATATTTTGTAAAACTTTTTCATATGAATCTTTTTTACCATCTTGCAACCATCTCCTTTTAGCTCTCTCTTCATCAGAAGCATATAAAAAAAATTTATATTTTGCTTCAGGAAATATAGCAGTCCCTATATCCCTGCCTTCAACGACCCATTTACCAGTTAAGCCAATTTTTCTTTGTAAATTCCCGCAAAAATCTCTAATTTCTTTTATTTTAGCAATTTTTGAAACATTATTATTAACCTCATTACTTCTTATTTCATACGAAACATTTTGAGAATTTAGGAAAGTATTTTCACCATCAAATTTTATTTCAATATTTTTTAAAATTTCATTTACTTTTGCATTTTCATTATCAGGTATATCTATATTATTTTTAAGAAAGTATAGGGTTACTGCTCTATACATAGCTCCGGTATCAAGGTATTTAAAGTTCAATCTTTTA
The window above is part of the Spirochaetota bacterium genome. Proteins encoded here:
- the ftcD gene encoding glutamate formimidoyltransferase encodes the protein MRIVECVPNFSEGRNKEIIDRIANAIKNTNGVTLLDVDSGYDTNRTVYTFVGEPENVLNAAFNAIKVGTELIDMSKHKGAHPRIGACDVCPFVPVANISMEDCIHLAKTLGKMVGELIGIPVYLYEYAATKPERKNLANIRMGEYEGLQEKLKDPEWTPDFGPAIFNEKVKRSGATVIGARDFLIAYNININSKNKNLANTIAKEIREMGKTIKDENGNKINIPGKLKECKAIGWYVEDYKRAQISINLTNYHVTNIHHAFEAAKEEAQKIGVEITGSEIVGLVPKDAIIEAGLYYLKKQGESRAVSEDEIIDIAIYSLGLSEVAKFDPDKKIIERLINKKDSLTKMTIEKFTDELGSSSPAPGGGSVSALTGSLAAALSSMVGNLTFKKKDYKDFWEEAEKLAYESFKIKDNLISLINEDTEAFNHLMNAFKLPDKTKEEITNKENAIQDAIKGAIIIPLKVMQYCNEIVPILLRMAEIGNKNAISDIAVGILNCISAIKGAYYNILINFKELKDESFKKDIVNTTKSILNNSLPYLEKKLKEIEDILLKNV
- a CDS encoding patatin-like phospholipase family protein; this encodes MKLSKTIFSQEEKLLIDNIAKIKKDKILRNYFPYFVYVLSGGAAKGFSHFGILKSLEMFGICPKIVVGSSSGAIVGALYSYYQDSETAFIHLLNFIRSKEYKLFSKKYFISKNSSKFYKLSSFIKRSFLFTKAILKSYFIDFDEVYSLYKILFNNIKYEDLKIRFYSCATDFIKGKPKLFGEGDLPLNVLASSAIPGIFPLVQVEDSYYVDGFVSGNLPLLPLKNKLQLDEKKYYFIVSDLSSPLLLKDYQKIDSFFDIILRTLDISIQNKSFVDRTYADFVFNPIHKDYDWDEFENYADFVKLGFESFKKSLYYFYKSVIYKIEEKLKDIKNPIEKYYSFLRLKKLTKL
- a CDS encoding RNA-binding transcriptional accessory protein, with amino-acid sequence MVENKNEKKKLKIRIKKENALNNSSQFIEENNNNIDEYKKNENSNLILETFDQKVEKKEYPLEEPAYDKIISQELNLKQYQVKNTINLLNNDNTIPFIARYRKEMTGSLDEVIIREIDHKYKYLKSLYQRKKEVLSSILTQGKLNSELEKKILDADKISVVEELYLPFKPKKKTKGMLAKELGLEPLAIKIKKESDPFIYANEFIDPEKGIKSAEDAIKFASYIIMEEFSNYFEVRNTLKNLIFNQGEFNIKKKTPEEIDEFDMYKDYKEPVKTIKNHRILAINRGEKKDKLIVKIVINDDAAFEECYNIYKIKEECIENKYLRQACLDGYKKSLFSSIENLVRNELTERAEKEAIDVFSKNLENLLMTPPLKNRKILAIDPGIRTGSKIAILNSYGDFVDKSIIYQENENESISKIVELVEQYNIELIAIGNGTASREVESIVAKAIKENNLNCKYIIVAETGASVYSASDIAREEFPDLDVTIRGAISIGRRVLDPLSEFVKIDPKSLGVGQYQHDVNQKILSEKLDEVVEMCVNKVGVLLNTASISLLKYVSGISSNIAKAIVEWRKKNGPFKSREDLLKVPGFGIKTFEQAAGFLRIPESNNFLDNSWVHPESYQIALEILKLQKENVELTLPIKEEIAKKYGKGIETINDIIEDLKKPGRDPREDIIPPILKEDITKIEDLKVGMKLKGTVRNVTKFGAFVDIGLKNDALVHISQICDKFVDDPLSKVHVGQIVDVIVIDIDKERGRVSLSMKDLEFKEKSSNFEVIKKKENRDIGNKKIDNKEKNILDKKSDSTKVTLGDLFKNIKIEK
- a CDS encoding tetratricopeptide repeat protein, whose translation is MKIIKLKKHPYFYFVLNLFLSIFIFTLLILMVKTNFIFAQEELPFNEDNNFYDISEAELVAKASEYVDKGNISEGLKLLLEGFKKFRKSRVIPKKLGEIFYSQELYPLALKYFKIANKRGDKSHYLLSMIADTYAYMNEDKKAIEWFEKSFAQYLYQPYNFYSYIWILLKLELFDLAKQKIDQHYNYFSGFSYLDSALAVLYANLGEYEKSKYYYKKVLNFPGSYQGTIYYNWGILEYTFYNYNEAYSLFMKTYTNSDMPEAFLALGEIYYANLNFDLANSLFIGGLEKLQAPLILYNLFELNRLRGFHEKALEYGKKIINYNNESWIYKYNLNKNEHLANHYEFLYEYATFKIKYEKKFFTFNFLSKLKNTLNIIFSHIQKKYFDIMKKYYNIKVLKKYNFDYAFIEYYKRLIKIYDWNKYFYLKFLEKLDQYYKKYYGNKTGTIPYLYLEYAKKFNDFKIFKKYEKIFLENYDKNYERNLYLNYLLFKVDISYKNKDYVNYFNSILEILKINPDSIKNINVPIVGKVQFFNLSKKEIKIFKSYLRKKNFLIFEKLNYSKYMKNIDINIIFIINIEKIDDNNYLIYLINPFESYKLKINYKNISKDNIDIIKIFNPYYE
- the cmk gene encoding (d)CMP kinase, whose translation is MDKIDSDNIIIAIDGPSGTGKSTTAKELAKRLNFKYLDTGAMYRAVTLYFLKNNIDIPDNENAKVNEILKNIEIKFDGENTFLNSQNVSYEIRSNEVNNNVSKIAKIKEIRDFCGNLQRKIGLTGKWVVEGRDIGTAIFPEAKYKFFLYASDEERAKRRWLQDGKKDSYEKVLQNIKERDTIDSSREMNPLRKAPDAIEIDTTNLNFDEVVNKIISYIKI